A window from Triticum aestivum cultivar Chinese Spring chromosome 6D, IWGSC CS RefSeq v2.1, whole genome shotgun sequence encodes these proteins:
- the LOC123144054 gene encoding probable N-acetyltransferase HLS1-like produces the protein MGEGEESRKDTMAIRVREFDMERDLAAVEELERRCQVGLSGDQADDADHDDGGAKKCRRRRKKKRGMSLYVEQIGDPFARVRHSPDYVMLVAEYGEEGAGEAVGVIKACVRTVSRGKAMMKKKQQFAKVACLLGLRVSPSHRRLGIATELVRRAEAWCAARGAAHATMATTASNAASLALFAGRFGYAPFRRPVFLGHPVHRHRARVPGAHRVLQLPPPLAAAAYAALLSPAEFVPADLPALLAHKLTLGTYLAVERGPDPSLPPSFALLSVWDATRSLRLRVGGAAPLLRASLAAARALDQHAPWLRVPSLPDVFRPFGTYLLYGLRMSGPEGPALLRSLCRHAHNVARKNPACAVVAADLGPDDPAAAAVPHWPSFSCDEDVWCVKKLGVAADGAGNAGDDDDDWTTAPPADVLFVDPREF, from the exons ATGGGCGAGGGCGAGGAGAGTAGGAAGGACACGATGGCGATACGAGTCCGGGAGTTCGACATGGAGAGGGACCTGGCGGCGGTGGAGGAGCTGGAGCGCCGGTGCCAGGTCGGCCTCTCGGGCGACCAGGCGGACGATGCTGACCACGACGATGGCGGCGCCAAGAagtgcaggaggaggaggaagaagaagaggggcaTGTCGCTCTACGTGGAGCAGATCGGCGACCCGTTCGCCCGGGTGCGCCACTCGCCGGACTATGTCATGCTG GTTGCTGAGTACGGCGAGGAAGGAGCTGGGGAGGCGGTGGGCGTGATCAAGGCCTGCGTCCGGACGGTGAGCCGGGGGAAGgcgatgatgaagaagaagcagcagttcGCCAAGGTGGCCTGCCTCCTCGGCCTCAGGGTCTCCCCGTCCCACAG GCGGCTCGGAATCGCGACGGAGCTGGTGAGGCGCGCCGAGGCGTGGTGCGCGGCGAGGGGCGCGGCGCACGCGACCATGGCGACCACGGCGTCCAACGCCGCCTCGCTCGCGCTCTTCGCGGGGCGCTTCGGCTACGCGCCGTTCCGGCGGCCGGTGTTCCTTGGGCACCCGGTGCACCGGCACCGCGCGCGCGTCCCCGGCGCGCACCGCGTGCTGCAGTTGCCGCCGCCGCTCGCGGCCGCGGCCTACGCCGCCCTGCTCTCCCCGGCCGAGTTCGTCCCCGCCGACCTCCCGGCGCTCCTCGCGCACAAGCTCACCCTCGGCACGTACCTCGCCGTGGAGCGCGGCCCGGACCCGTCCCTCCCGCCGTCCTTCGCGCTGCTCAGCGTCTGGGATGCCACGCGCTCCCTCCGCCTCCGCGTCGGCGGCGCCGCGCCGCTCCTCCGCGCGTCCCTCGCCGCGGCGCGCGCGCTCGACCAGCACGCGCCGTGGCTGCGCGTGCCGTCGCTCCCCGACGTGTTCCGCCCGTTCGGCACGTACCTGCTCTACGGCCTCCGCATGTCCGGCCCCGAGGGCCCCGCGCTGCTCCGCTCGCTGTGCCGCCACGCGCACAACGTCGCGCGCAAGAACCCGGCCTGCGCCGTCGTGGCCGCCGATCTCGGCCCtgacgaccccgccgccgccgcggtcccGCACTGGCCGAGCTTCTCGTGCGACGAGGACGTCTGGTGCGTCAAGAAGCTCGGCGTCGCCGCTGACGGTGCCGGCAATgccggcgacgatgacgacgactgGACGACGGCGCCACCGGCTGACGTCCTGTT
- the LOC123144055 gene encoding nucleoid-associated protein At4g30620, chloroplastic: protein MASSTALSPVAFKSSFSPLPSRPARTRINVQGAFCLPCSTWKRANNRSFRVYSLFGGKKEKDENGDEAPSKGGIFGNIGNMQNLYETVKKAQMVVQVEAVRVQKELAATEIEGYCEGELIKVTLSGNQQPINVEITEAAMELGAEKVSELVNEAYKDAHQRSVQAMKERMADLAQSIGMPAGLGDGLK, encoded by the exons ATGGCTTCCTCCACTGCTCTCTCCCCGGTGGCCTTCAAGTCCTCCTTCTCGCCGCTCCCCTCCAGACCAGCTC GTACTAGGATAAATGTACAAGGCGCATTCTGTTTGCCATGTTCCACTTGGAAAAGAGCTAATAATAGATCGTTCCGGGTATACAGTTTATTTGGAGGAAAGAAGGAGAAAGATGAGAATGGTGACGAGGCACCATCAAAG GGAGGAATCTTTGGAAACATTGGAAATATGCAAAACCTTTATGAAACTGTGAAGAAGGCCCAAATGGTTGTCCAAGTGGAGGCTGTGCGGGTGCAAAAGGAGCTTGCAGC GACTGAGATTGAGGGTTATTGTGAAGGCGAACTAATCAAG GTTACACTATCTGGGAACCAACAACCTATAAATGTTGAAATCACGGAAGCTGCAATGGAGTTGGGTGCTGAA AAAGTCTCCGAGCTGGTCAATGAAGCCTACAAGGATGCACACCAGAGGAGCGTCCAG GCAATGAAGGAAAGGATGGCTGATCTAGCGCAGAGCATAGGAATGCCTGCAGGGCTCGGCGACGGTCTCAAGTGA